A genomic stretch from Flavobacterium humidisoli includes:
- a CDS encoding 2-isopropylmalate synthase: MNREKVQIFDTTLRDGEQVPGCKLDTKQKLVIAERLDKMGVDIIEAGFPVSSPGDFLSVSEICKIVENATVCGLTRAVKNDIDVAAAALKHAKKPRIHTGIGTSESHILHKLQTTPEDIIARAKFAVAHAKSYVEDVEFYAEDAGRTDNAFLAKVCEEVIKSGATVLNIPDTTGYCLPEEYGAKIKYLKENVKGIENVILSCHCHNDLGMATANSIAGAINGARQIECTINGIGERAGNTALEEVVMIFKQHPYLNLDTNINTRELNEMSRLVSESMGMIVQPNKAIVGANAFAHSSGIHQDGVIKNRATYEIMDPLDVGVNESSIILTARSGRAALAYRAKKVGYELTKTQLDIVYIEFLKFADIKKEVVDADIHQIIEASKIEGELIRS, translated from the coding sequence ATGAATAGAGAGAAAGTTCAAATTTTTGACACCACTTTGCGAGATGGTGAACAAGTTCCAGGATGTAAGTTAGATACTAAGCAAAAATTAGTTATCGCAGAACGACTTGACAAAATGGGAGTTGACATTATCGAAGCAGGCTTTCCTGTGTCAAGTCCAGGCGATTTTTTATCGGTCTCTGAGATTTGTAAAATTGTAGAAAATGCAACCGTCTGCGGACTAACAAGAGCCGTAAAGAACGACATTGATGTTGCTGCAGCTGCCTTAAAGCACGCTAAGAAACCTAGAATCCATACTGGAATCGGAACCTCAGAATCTCACATACTCCACAAATTACAAACTACGCCTGAAGATATTATTGCAAGAGCAAAATTCGCAGTAGCACATGCAAAATCATATGTAGAAGATGTTGAATTCTACGCTGAAGATGCAGGAAGAACTGATAATGCGTTCTTAGCAAAAGTTTGTGAAGAAGTTATAAAATCTGGAGCAACTGTATTGAATATTCCTGACACTACTGGATACTGTCTTCCAGAAGAATACGGAGCAAAAATTAAATACTTAAAAGAAAACGTAAAAGGAATCGAAAACGTAATCCTTTCATGTCACTGTCATAATGATTTAGGAATGGCAACTGCAAACTCAATTGCAGGAGCTATAAATGGAGCAAGACAAATAGAATGTACTATTAATGGTATTGGTGAGAGAGCTGGAAACACTGCACTTGAAGAAGTGGTAATGATTTTCAAACAACATCCTTACTTAAATTTAGATACAAACATCAATACAAGAGAATTGAACGAAATGAGCCGTTTAGTTTCTGAAAGTATGGGAATGATTGTACAGCCAAATAAAGCGATTGTAGGAGCAAACGCTTTTGCGCATAGTTCTGGAATTCACCAAGACGGAGTAATCAAAAATAGAGCGACTTACGAAATCATGGATCCGCTTGATGTGGGTGTGAATGAATCTTCAATCATTTTAACAGCAAGAAGCGGAAGAGCTGCGTTGGCTTACCGCGCTAAGAAAGTAGGTTACGAATTGACAAAAACCCAATTAGATATCGTTTACATCGAGTTTTTGAAATTTGCTGATATTAAAAAAGAAGTTGTAGATGCAGATATTCACCAGATTATCGAAGCTTCTAAAATAGAAGGAGAATTAATTAGAAGTTAA
- the leuB gene encoding 3-isopropylmalate dehydrogenase encodes MNLKIAVLPGDGIGPEVILQAKKALYAIGEVYNHEFVFEEALMGAVAIDKTGTPLPEQTLNLCLNTDAVLLGAIGDPKYDNNPNAKVRPEQGLLKLRKELGLFANIRPIKPYKALIEASPLKREIIEGADFTIFRELTGGAYFGAKTLNEEGTHASDLCEYSEEEITRIAHLAFKSAQKRRKKLTMVDKANVLETSRLWRKVVQKVSENYPDVKLDFLFVDNAAMQLILNPKQFDVILTENLFGDILSDEASVITGSIGLLPSVSLGEKNALFEPIHGSYPQAKGKNIANPIASILAAALLLEHFGLTKEANVIYKAVEKAIEYKVVTVDLKPDSKFGTNEVGEFVSNFIFSKDDLLYFNNDNVSIGQSTIV; translated from the coding sequence ATGAATTTAAAAATTGCAGTTTTACCAGGAGATGGAATTGGACCTGAAGTAATATTACAGGCTAAGAAAGCTTTGTACGCCATTGGCGAAGTGTATAATCATGAATTTGTTTTTGAGGAAGCGCTGATGGGAGCGGTTGCTATCGATAAAACAGGAACTCCTTTACCGGAACAAACTCTGAATCTTTGTTTAAATACAGATGCAGTTTTGCTTGGTGCTATTGGAGATCCAAAATACGATAACAACCCAAACGCAAAGGTTCGTCCTGAGCAAGGATTATTAAAACTGCGTAAAGAATTAGGATTGTTTGCTAATATTCGTCCTATAAAACCTTATAAAGCCTTAATTGAAGCTTCTCCTTTAAAGAGAGAAATTATTGAAGGAGCTGATTTTACCATTTTTAGAGAATTAACAGGTGGTGCTTATTTTGGTGCAAAAACACTAAATGAAGAAGGGACACATGCTTCGGATCTATGTGAATATTCAGAAGAAGAAATTACTAGAATTGCACATTTAGCTTTTAAATCGGCACAAAAACGACGCAAAAAGCTAACAATGGTAGATAAAGCTAATGTTCTGGAGACTTCAAGATTGTGGAGAAAAGTAGTTCAGAAAGTGAGCGAAAATTATCCAGATGTTAAGCTTGATTTCTTGTTTGTGGATAATGCAGCAATGCAGCTGATTTTAAATCCGAAACAGTTTGATGTGATTTTGACTGAGAATTTGTTTGGAGATATTTTGTCTGATGAAGCCAGTGTAATTACAGGTTCAATTGGTTTATTGCCTTCAGTATCTCTAGGCGAAAAAAATGCTTTGTTTGAGCCGATTCACGGATCATATCCGCAGGCAAAAGGAAAAAATATTGCCAATCCTATTGCTTCGATTTTAGCAGCAGCACTTTTGTTAGAACATTTTGGATTAACTAAAGAAGCAAATGTAATCTATAAAGCGGTAGAGAAAGCAATTGAATACAAAGTGGTTACAGTTGATTTAAAACCAGATTCAAAATTCGGAACAAACGAAGTAGGAGAGTTCGTTTCTAATTTTATTTTCAGCAAAGACGATTTGCTGTATTTTAATAATGATAATGTAAGTATTGGACAATCTACAATTGTTTAA